A single Streptomyces sannanensis DNA region contains:
- the gabT gene encoding 4-aminobutyrate--2-oxoglutarate transaminase — protein sequence MSSVPQERRIVTAIPGPKSQELQARRVNTVAGGVGSVLPVFTTRVDGGIIEDVDGNRLIDFGSGIAVTSVGGSAEAVVRRASAQLEDFTHTCFMVTPYEGYIEVCEQLAELTPGDHAKKSALFNSGAEAVENAVKIARAYTKRPAVVVFDHGYHGRTNLTMALTAKNMPYKQGFGPFAPEVHRVPVAYGYRWPTGAENAGAEAAKAAMEQITKQIGAENVAAIIIEPVLGEGGFIEPAKGFLPAMVKFANDNGIVFVADEIQSGFCRTGQWFACEDEGIVPDLITTAKGIAGGLPLAAVTGRAEIMDAAHAGGLGGTYGGNPVACAGAIGAIETMKEQDLNGKAKRIEEVMKGRLSKMQEKFGIIGDIRGRGAMIAIELVKDPATKEPNPEAATALAKACHAEGLLVLTCGTYGNVLRFLPPLVIGEDLLNEGLDIIEGGLAILEANETV from the coding sequence ATGAGCTCAGTTCCGCAGGAGCGCCGGATCGTCACCGCCATCCCCGGCCCGAAGTCGCAGGAGCTTCAGGCTCGTCGTGTCAACACGGTCGCCGGCGGTGTGGGCTCCGTGCTTCCCGTCTTCACGACCCGCGTCGACGGCGGAATCATCGAGGACGTGGACGGCAACCGCCTGATCGACTTCGGTTCCGGTATCGCCGTGACCTCGGTCGGTGGCTCCGCCGAGGCCGTCGTGCGTCGCGCTTCCGCGCAGCTGGAGGACTTCACGCACACCTGCTTCATGGTCACCCCGTACGAGGGCTACATCGAGGTCTGTGAGCAGCTCGCCGAGCTGACCCCGGGTGACCACGCCAAGAAGTCGGCGCTGTTCAACTCGGGCGCCGAGGCCGTCGAGAACGCCGTCAAGATCGCCCGTGCGTACACCAAGCGCCCGGCCGTCGTGGTCTTCGACCACGGCTACCACGGCCGCACCAACCTCACCATGGCGCTGACCGCCAAGAACATGCCGTACAAGCAGGGCTTCGGTCCGTTCGCCCCCGAGGTCCACCGCGTCCCGGTCGCCTACGGCTACCGCTGGCCGACCGGCGCGGAGAACGCCGGCGCCGAGGCCGCCAAGGCCGCGATGGAGCAGATCACCAAGCAGATCGGCGCCGAGAACGTCGCCGCGATCATCATCGAGCCTGTCCTGGGTGAGGGTGGCTTCATCGAGCCGGCCAAGGGCTTCCTCCCGGCCATGGTGAAGTTCGCCAACGACAACGGCATCGTCTTCGTCGCGGACGAGATCCAGTCCGGCTTCTGCCGCACCGGCCAGTGGTTCGCCTGTGAGGACGAGGGCATCGTCCCGGACCTGATCACGACCGCCAAGGGCATCGCGGGCGGTCTGCCGCTGGCCGCCGTGACCGGTCGCGCCGAGATCATGGACGCCGCGCACGCGGGTGGCCTGGGCGGCACCTACGGTGGTAACCCGGTGGCCTGCGCCGGTGCGATCGGTGCGATCGAGACCATGAAGGAGCAGGACCTCAACGGCAAGGCGAAGCGCATCGAGGAGGTCATGAAGGGCCGCCTCTCCAAGATGCAGGAGAAGTTCGGCATCATCGGCGACATCCGCGGCCGCGGTGCCATGATCGCCATCGAGCTGGTGAAGGACCCGGCCACCAAGGAGCCGAACCCGGAGGCCGCCACCGCGCTCGCCAAGGCCTGCCACGCCGAGGGTCTGCTGGTCCTCACCTGCGGCACCTACGGCAACGTGCTGCGCTTCCTGCCGCCGCTGGTCATCGGTGAGGACCTCCTCAACGAGGGCCTGGACATCATCGAGGGCGGCCTCGCCATCCTGGAGGCCAACGAGACGGTGTGA
- a CDS encoding phosphatase PAP2 family protein, translating to MRETPRPQATVGDTRAEPPQPRSGRALAHITGVSGSGDPHRSDGRPPHTPRGARCTGPDGRPGTSPPVPGRPVPHVLLLALPAVLFALISWQVAAHGPLRGLDERLDRAVVGHGPRQLTEFLADLGNVQVALPVLAVAVAYAAWRGRRLVALAATLAMAAVPALVVPLKAALDRPGPLTDAVGYYPSGHAATAAVAYCGAALLLAPYLRVRPMPLAVLLTVATGAGLVLRGYHWPLDVIGSWCLSVVLLTVCHATDRR from the coding sequence ATGAGAGAAACACCCCGCCCACAGGCCACTGTGGGCGACACCAGGGCGGAGCCTCCCCAGCCTCGTTCTGGCCGTGCCCTCGCGCACATCACCGGAGTCTCCGGCTCCGGAGATCCTCACCGATCGGATGGCCGCCCGCCCCACACCCCCCGGGGCGCGCGGTGCACCGGTCCGGACGGCCGCCCCGGAACCTCCCCCCCTGTTCCGGGGCGGCCTGTTCCTCACGTGCTTCTGCTCGCGCTGCCCGCGGTTCTCTTCGCACTCATCAGCTGGCAGGTCGCGGCGCACGGTCCGCTGCGCGGTCTCGACGAGCGACTGGACCGGGCGGTCGTCGGACACGGCCCGCGGCAACTCACCGAATTCCTCGCCGATCTGGGCAACGTTCAGGTCGCGCTGCCGGTGCTGGCGGTGGCCGTGGCATACGCGGCCTGGCGGGGCCGCCGGCTCGTGGCGCTCGCCGCCACCCTGGCGATGGCCGCCGTCCCCGCGCTCGTCGTGCCGCTGAAGGCGGCGCTCGACCGGCCGGGGCCGCTGACCGACGCGGTCGGCTACTACCCGTCGGGCCATGCGGCGACCGCGGCAGTGGCGTACTGCGGAGCCGCCCTGCTGCTCGCGCCGTACCTCCGTGTACGGCCGATGCCCCTGGCCGTACTCCTCACGGTGGCGACCGGGGCCGGTCTGGTGCTGCGCGGCTACCACTGGCCGCTCGACGTCATCGGCAGCTGGTGCCTGAGCGTCGTACTGCTGACGGTCTGCCATGCGACGGACCGTCGGTGA
- a CDS encoding FAD-dependent oxidoreductase has translation MAVTRAMRSAAQSLTDAKPVPFWLEDPGRPGARPALAGIERCDLLVVGGGYSGLWTALIAKERDPQRDVVLIEGQEVGWAASGRNGGFCAASLTHGLGNGLARWPGELKKLEELGERNLDAIEEAVARYSLDCDFERTGEIDVATEPHQLEELREVHEEAEKLGFTGLELLDRDAVRAEVDSPTFLGGLYDRRGVAMLHPAKLAWGLKRACLDLGVRIYEHTPGLDLVQAGAGMAVRTPYGRILARRVALGTNVFPSLVKRVRPYIVPVYDYALMTEPLSEAQLASIGWKNRQGLGDSANQFHYFRLTADNRILWGGYDAIYQFGGKVRAEYDHRPETYLKLAGHFFTCFPQLEGLRFSHAWGGAIDTCSRFSAFFGTAHGGRVAYAAGYTGLGVGSTRFGADVMVDLLAGERTERTELEMVRSKPLPFPPEPVAWAGIGITKWSLARADANGGRRNLWLKTMDKLGLGFDS, from the coding sequence ATGGCCGTGACCCGAGCCATGCGTAGTGCCGCACAGTCCCTGACGGACGCCAAGCCCGTCCCCTTCTGGCTGGAGGACCCCGGCAGGCCCGGCGCCCGGCCCGCGCTCGCCGGGATCGAGCGGTGCGATCTGCTCGTCGTCGGCGGGGGATACAGCGGACTGTGGACCGCGCTCATCGCCAAGGAGCGCGACCCGCAGCGGGATGTCGTCCTCATCGAGGGCCAGGAGGTCGGCTGGGCCGCCTCCGGCCGCAACGGCGGCTTCTGCGCGGCTTCCCTCACTCACGGTCTCGGAAACGGCCTCGCCCGCTGGCCGGGCGAGCTGAAGAAGCTGGAGGAGCTCGGCGAACGCAACCTCGACGCCATCGAGGAGGCGGTCGCCCGCTACTCCCTCGACTGCGACTTCGAACGTACCGGCGAGATCGACGTCGCCACCGAACCCCACCAGCTCGAAGAGCTCCGTGAGGTCCACGAGGAGGCCGAGAAACTCGGCTTCACCGGACTGGAGCTCCTCGACCGGGACGCGGTACGCGCCGAGGTCGACTCCCCGACCTTCCTGGGCGGCCTCTACGACCGGCGCGGCGTCGCCATGCTGCACCCGGCCAAGCTCGCCTGGGGCCTCAAGCGGGCCTGTCTCGACCTGGGCGTACGCATCTACGAGCACACGCCCGGCCTCGACCTCGTCCAGGCGGGCGCGGGCATGGCGGTGCGCACCCCGTACGGCCGGATCCTGGCCCGGCGGGTCGCCCTCGGCACCAACGTCTTCCCCTCGCTGGTCAAGCGGGTGCGCCCGTACATCGTCCCGGTCTACGACTACGCGCTGATGACCGAGCCGCTGTCGGAGGCACAGCTCGCCTCGATCGGCTGGAAGAACCGGCAGGGTCTCGGCGACAGCGCCAACCAGTTCCACTACTTCCGGCTGACCGCGGACAACCGCATCCTCTGGGGCGGCTACGACGCGATCTATCAGTTCGGCGGCAAGGTGCGTGCGGAGTACGACCACCGCCCCGAGACCTATCTGAAGCTGGCCGGCCACTTCTTCACCTGCTTCCCACAGCTGGAGGGCCTGCGCTTCAGCCACGCCTGGGGCGGCGCCATCGACACCTGTTCGCGCTTCTCCGCCTTCTTCGGTACGGCCCACGGCGGCCGGGTCGCCTACGCCGCCGGGTACACCGGCCTCGGCGTCGGCTCGACCCGGTTCGGCGCGGATGTGATGGTCGACCTGCTCGCGGGGGAGCGCACGGAACGCACCGAGCTGGAGATGGTACGCAGCAAGCCGCTGCCGTTCCCGCCCGAGCCCGTCGCCTGGGCCGGTATCGGCATCACCAAGTGGTCGCTGGCCAGGGCGGACGCCAATGGGGGCCGGCGCAATCTGTGGCTGAAGACCATGGACAAGCTGGGCCTCGGCTTCGACAGCTGA
- a CDS encoding PucR family transcriptional regulator has translation MPLTLASLVHHSALKLTVRSGEGRLDIPVRWAHVSELADPVPYMEGGELLLTTAMTLDAENPEAMSRYVRRLQRAGVVGLGFAIGVNYDEIPEALVTAAQEADLPLLEVPRPTPFLAISKAVSAAMAADQYRAVTAGFEAQRELTKAALAEGPAALLARLASHVDGWAALYDASGAVVAAAPEWATRRAARLTADVERLRERPAPASAVVGSPDDRVELQSLGTGRRVRGALAVGTGAPLGTAERYAVHSAVALLTLTTERSRSLQAAEQRLGAAVLRLLLAGQPDHARAVSGDLYGGLLDAPFRLLIAGPLAEHGDVAGLTEAVESAASRAGEAVLAVPENGRLVILAADGGAAVGACTAYEPEVGNEIVIGLSAPTGPSAAAAAYKQAEQALSVARRRGRSLVEHDEMAAGSVLPLLADDAVRAFADGMLRALREHDATGRGDLVASLRAWLSRHGQWDAAAADLGVHRHTLRYRMRRVEEILGRSLDDPDVRMELWLALKATSTAEEES, from the coding sequence ATGCCGCTCACGCTCGCCTCGCTCGTCCACCATTCGGCGCTCAAACTCACCGTGCGCTCGGGGGAGGGCCGGCTGGACATTCCCGTCCGCTGGGCGCATGTCAGCGAGCTCGCCGATCCCGTGCCGTACATGGAGGGCGGCGAGCTCCTCCTCACCACGGCGATGACCCTGGACGCCGAGAACCCCGAGGCCATGAGCCGCTACGTGCGGCGGCTGCAGCGCGCCGGAGTCGTCGGCCTCGGATTCGCGATCGGCGTCAACTACGACGAGATACCGGAAGCCCTGGTCACTGCGGCCCAGGAGGCCGACCTGCCGCTGCTGGAGGTACCACGGCCCACCCCGTTCCTCGCCATCAGCAAGGCCGTCTCGGCAGCGATGGCCGCCGACCAGTACCGGGCGGTGACGGCCGGCTTCGAGGCGCAGCGCGAGCTGACCAAGGCCGCGCTCGCGGAGGGCCCGGCCGCGCTGCTGGCCCGCCTCGCCTCGCATGTCGACGGCTGGGCCGCCCTGTACGACGCCTCCGGGGCGGTCGTCGCCGCCGCGCCGGAATGGGCGACCCGCCGGGCCGCCCGGCTCACCGCCGACGTGGAGCGATTGCGCGAGCGCCCCGCCCCGGCCAGCGCAGTCGTCGGCAGTCCAGACGACCGGGTGGAGCTCCAGTCCCTGGGCACCGGCCGCCGGGTCCGCGGCGCCCTGGCCGTCGGCACGGGCGCGCCCCTGGGCACGGCCGAGCGCTACGCCGTGCACTCCGCGGTCGCGCTGCTGACGCTCACGACGGAACGTTCCCGCTCGCTCCAGGCCGCCGAGCAGCGGCTCGGCGCGGCCGTGCTGCGCCTGCTGCTCGCCGGCCAGCCGGACCACGCCCGCGCGGTGTCGGGAGACCTGTACGGGGGCTTGCTGGACGCCCCCTTCCGGCTGCTGATCGCCGGGCCGCTGGCCGAGCACGGCGACGTCGCCGGCCTCACCGAGGCGGTGGAGTCCGCCGCCTCCCGGGCGGGCGAGGCGGTCCTCGCGGTGCCGGAGAACGGGCGCCTGGTGATCCTGGCCGCCGACGGCGGCGCGGCGGTCGGCGCCTGCACGGCGTACGAACCGGAGGTCGGCAATGAGATCGTCATCGGCCTGTCCGCGCCGACCGGCCCGAGCGCCGCGGCCGCGGCGTACAAGCAGGCCGAACAGGCCCTGTCGGTTGCCCGCCGTCGCGGCCGGTCCCTGGTCGAGCACGACGAGATGGCGGCCGGTTCGGTGCTTCCGCTGCTCGCCGACGATGCGGTACGGGCCTTCGCGGACGGCATGCTGCGCGCCCTGCGCGAGCACGACGCGACGGGCCGCGGCGACCTGGTGGCCTCGCTGCGAGCGTGGCTGTCGAGGCACGGCCAGTGGGACGCGGCGGCGGCCGACCTGGGGGTGCACCGCCACACGCTGCGCTACCGGATGCGCCGAGTCGAGGAGATCCTGGGCCGCTCGTTGGACGACCCGGATGTGCGGATGGAGCTCTGGCTGGCGCTGAAGGCGACGTCGACGGCAGAGGAAGAGAGCTGA
- a CDS encoding ABC transporter permease, whose amino-acid sequence MTVTEAPQAVADPPLRKASTRKRLVPYWLLLPGILWLLVFFALPMVYQASTSVQTGSLEQGFEVTWHFQTYWDALKEYYPQFVRSLLYAGTATVLCLVLGYPLAYLIAFKAGRWRNLLLILVIAPFFTSFLIRTLAWKTILADDSAVVAALDALRILDVTNWLGWTEGNRVMATPLAVVTGLTYNFLPFMILPLYTSLERIDTRLHEAAGDLYATPATTFRKVTFPLSMPGVVSGTLLTFIPASGDYVNAELLGSTDTRMIGSVIQSQYLRILDYPTAAALSFILMAVVLIMVTVYIRRAGTEDLV is encoded by the coding sequence GTGACCGTCACCGAAGCACCGCAGGCCGTCGCGGACCCGCCGCTCCGCAAGGCCTCCACCCGCAAGCGGCTCGTACCGTACTGGCTGCTGCTGCCCGGCATCCTCTGGCTGCTGGTGTTCTTCGCGCTGCCGATGGTCTACCAGGCCTCGACCTCCGTGCAGACCGGGTCCCTGGAGCAGGGCTTCGAGGTCACCTGGCACTTCCAGACCTACTGGGACGCGCTGAAGGAGTACTACCCGCAGTTCGTCCGGTCGCTGCTCTATGCCGGTACGGCCACCGTCCTGTGCCTGGTCCTCGGCTATCCGCTCGCGTACCTGATCGCGTTCAAGGCCGGCCGCTGGCGCAATCTGCTGCTGATCCTGGTCATCGCGCCGTTCTTCACCAGCTTCCTGATCCGTACGCTCGCCTGGAAGACGATCCTCGCGGACGACAGCGCGGTGGTGGCCGCCCTGGACGCCCTGCGCATCCTGGACGTGACCAACTGGCTCGGCTGGACCGAGGGCAACCGTGTGATGGCCACACCGCTCGCGGTGGTCACCGGTCTCACGTACAACTTCCTGCCCTTCATGATCCTGCCGCTCTACACCTCGCTGGAGCGCATCGACACCCGCCTGCACGAGGCGGCCGGCGATCTGTACGCCACGCCGGCCACCACCTTCCGCAAGGTGACCTTCCCGCTCTCCATGCCGGGTGTCGTCTCGGGCACGCTGCTCACCTTCATCCCGGCGAGCGGTGACTACGTCAACGCCGAGCTGCTCGGCTCCACCGACACCAGGATGATCGGCAGCGTCATCCAGTCGCAGTACCTGCGGATCCTCGACTACCCGACGGCGGCCGCGCTGTCCTTCATCCTCATGGCGGTCGTTCTGATCATGGTCACCGTGTACATCCGCCGGGCAGGGACGGAGGACCTGGTATGA
- a CDS encoding ABC transporter permease, protein MSWLRRNLVVIAGLCTLAYLIVPNIVVTVFSFNNPTGRFNYAWQEFSLDAWKDPCGVADLCGTLSLSLQIALWSTIGATVLGTMIAFALVRYRFRARGAVNSLIFLPMAMPEIVMAASLLALFLNMGIELGFWTILIAHIMFCLSFVVAAVKARVLSMDPRLEEAARDLYAGPVQTFVRVTLPIAAPGIAAGALLSFALSFDDFIITNFNSGNTVTFPMFVWGSAQRGTPVQINVIGTAMFVIAVLVVVAGQFISSRRQKSAKP, encoded by the coding sequence ATGAGCTGGCTGCGACGCAACCTCGTCGTCATCGCGGGCCTTTGCACGCTCGCCTACCTCATCGTGCCGAACATCGTCGTGACGGTGTTCTCCTTCAACAACCCGACCGGGCGCTTCAATTACGCCTGGCAGGAGTTCTCGCTCGACGCCTGGAAGGACCCGTGCGGCGTCGCCGATCTGTGCGGCACGCTCAGCCTCTCCCTCCAGATCGCCCTGTGGTCGACGATCGGGGCGACCGTCCTCGGCACGATGATCGCCTTCGCGCTGGTCCGCTACCGCTTCAGGGCGCGTGGCGCGGTCAACTCGCTGATCTTCCTGCCGATGGCGATGCCCGAGATCGTGATGGCCGCCTCCCTGCTCGCGCTGTTCCTCAACATGGGCATCGAGCTGGGCTTCTGGACCATCCTCATCGCGCACATCATGTTCTGCCTCAGCTTCGTGGTGGCAGCGGTCAAGGCGCGTGTGCTGTCGATGGATCCGCGTCTGGAGGAGGCCGCGCGTGACCTCTACGCCGGTCCCGTGCAGACCTTCGTACGGGTCACTCTGCCGATCGCCGCTCCCGGCATCGCGGCCGGTGCGCTGCTCTCCTTCGCGCTCTCCTTCGACGACTTCATCATCACCAACTTCAACTCGGGCAACACCGTGACCTTCCCCATGTTCGTGTGGGGATCGGCTCAGCGCGGTACGCCCGTGCAGATCAACGTCATCGGTACGGCGATGTTCGTCATCGCGGTGCTGGTGGTCGTCGCCGGCCAGTTCATCTCCAGCCGACGACAGAAGAGCGCAAAGCCTTAA
- a CDS encoding ATP-binding protein, with product MDAEGTYDASGTRADHVPRRPVPPQPRHAPPKPRHAPQTARGPVVDWLRTPRPAADPGVWRMGHQPRPAEEPDRIPARRLFAGALIALLSGWLLWSLLWNGYLGSYWLWPLLVLTPDTWRSDPELWAFASYTYYAIVGGGFLVFFARLGHLPEIWRRSTRRTRGATPPPPPRRPEADPAEWPDLRTAGLTEAAARLAAEMKSGALGDVDYARIRRAWQSVRSRPERLPAFTDAVRDHGAAACAHPSGLRDLPVRTATHDLATSQVRIGTAADHPRNPYARRTTGVALSPALLGTSLLAVGPAGSGKTVHLIRPVVESLCLQALANRAAVVAVTAHGTGLAPDESFDVVVAVGRPDSTHDLDLYGGADDPDEAARVLAEALVGDIGDSRRAATALAQLIGPYRSVHGRFPAVPELRELIGGAPAALRELRTALEAKGAAAQLRELDARERQAERGDSVGDLLAERIAFLDRPAFAEFFRTDGEGRQFSLRAVRHPLRVRIDLPERGHAEASRIVARLLLAQFTEAAAARTDRSLFACLVLDDATHTVTADAVRGIQQLRSANAGVVLALRTLEDVPEQLRGPLLGAVGCRMAFAGLAPWDGGRFAELWGTEWVQTRDVTNRQIISDEPFTKAVHAVRRLVTGKATTQEAITVREVERERWSASELAHSVPPGHAVLSLMSVRGEHAPPLLVDLRG from the coding sequence ATGGACGCCGAAGGCACGTACGACGCAAGCGGCACCCGCGCCGACCACGTTCCGCGCAGGCCCGTGCCGCCCCAGCCGCGCCACGCGCCACCCAAGCCGCGTCACGCGCCTCAAACCGCGCGCGGGCCGGTTGTCGACTGGCTGAGGACCCCGCGGCCCGCCGCCGACCCGGGCGTGTGGCGGATGGGTCACCAGCCGCGCCCGGCCGAGGAACCCGACCGGATCCCCGCTCGCCGCCTGTTCGCCGGCGCTCTGATCGCGCTGCTCAGCGGCTGGCTCCTCTGGTCGCTCCTCTGGAACGGCTACCTCGGCAGCTACTGGCTCTGGCCGCTGCTCGTCCTCACCCCGGACACCTGGCGCTCCGACCCCGAACTGTGGGCGTTCGCGAGCTACACGTACTACGCGATCGTCGGCGGCGGGTTCCTCGTGTTCTTCGCCCGCCTCGGCCATCTGCCGGAGATCTGGCGCCGCTCCACCCGCCGCACCCGCGGTGCGACGCCCCCGCCCCCGCCACGCAGGCCCGAGGCCGATCCCGCCGAGTGGCCGGACCTGCGCACCGCCGGGCTCACCGAGGCCGCGGCCCGGCTCGCCGCCGAGATGAAGTCGGGGGCGCTCGGAGACGTCGACTACGCCCGGATCAGGCGCGCCTGGCAGTCCGTCCGCTCCCGGCCCGAGCGGCTGCCCGCGTTCACCGACGCCGTACGCGACCACGGCGCCGCCGCCTGCGCCCACCCCTCCGGCCTGCGAGACCTGCCGGTCCGTACCGCCACCCACGACCTGGCGACCTCTCAGGTGAGGATCGGCACCGCGGCCGACCATCCGCGCAACCCCTATGCCCGGCGCACCACCGGTGTCGCCCTCTCCCCGGCGCTCCTGGGGACCTCCCTGCTCGCGGTCGGTCCGGCCGGCTCCGGCAAGACGGTCCACCTGATCCGCCCCGTCGTCGAGTCGCTCTGCCTCCAGGCCCTCGCCAACCGCGCCGCCGTCGTCGCCGTCACCGCGCACGGCACGGGGCTCGCGCCGGACGAGTCCTTCGATGTCGTCGTCGCCGTCGGCCGTCCCGACTCCACCCACGACCTCGATCTGTACGGCGGGGCCGACGACCCCGACGAGGCCGCCCGCGTCCTCGCCGAAGCCCTCGTCGGCGACATCGGTGACAGCCGACGTGCCGCCACCGCGCTGGCCCAGCTCATCGGCCCCTACCGCAGCGTCCACGGCCGCTTCCCGGCCGTGCCCGAGCTGCGCGAACTGATCGGCGGCGCCCCCGCGGCCCTCCGCGAGCTGCGCACGGCCCTCGAAGCGAAGGGCGCCGCCGCGCAGCTGCGCGAGCTCGACGCCCGGGAGCGGCAGGCCGAGCGAGGCGATAGCGTCGGCGACCTCCTCGCCGAGCGGATCGCCTTCCTGGACCGTCCCGCCTTCGCGGAGTTCTTCCGTACGGACGGGGAAGGCCGGCAGTTCTCGCTGCGCGCCGTCAGGCATCCGCTGCGGGTACGGATCGACCTGCCGGAGCGCGGCCATGCCGAGGCGTCCCGGATCGTCGCCCGGCTGTTGCTCGCCCAGTTCACGGAGGCCGCGGCCGCCCGTACGGACCGTTCGCTCTTCGCCTGCCTGGTGCTCGACGACGCCACGCACACCGTCACCGCCGACGCCGTCCGCGGTATCCAGCAGCTGCGCTCCGCCAACGCGGGCGTGGTGCTGGCGCTGCGCACCCTGGAGGATGTACCGGAGCAGCTGCGCGGCCCGCTGCTCGGCGCGGTCGGCTGCAGGATGGCCTTCGCGGGGCTCGCGCCCTGGGACGGCGGCCGTTTCGCGGAGCTGTGGGGCACCGAGTGGGTGCAGACCCGGGACGTCACCAACCGGCAGATCATCTCTGACGAGCCGTTCACCAAGGCCGTGCACGCGGTGCGCCGACTCGTCACGGGCAAGGCCACCACACAGGAGGCGATCACCGTCCGCGAGGTCGAGCGTGAGCGCTGGTCCGCCTCGGAGCTGGCGCACTCGGTGCCCCCGGGGCATGCGGTGCTGTCGCTGATGTCCGTACGCGGCGAGCATGCGCCGCCGCTGCTGGTGGATCTCCGCGGCTGA
- a CDS encoding ABC transporter ATP-binding protein codes for MTDNNAGGDVRLTGISKTYGSFTAVHPLDLTIPQGSFFALLGASGCGKTTTLRMIAGLEEPSTGTVFLGDRDVTDLPPYKRPVNTVFQSYALFPHLDISENIAFGLRRRGIKSVKKQVDEMLELVQLGQFAKRKPHQLSGGQQQRVAVARALINHPQVLLLDEPLGALDLKLRRQMQLELKRIQTEVGITFIHVTHDQEEAMTMADQVAVMNGGRVEQLGEPAELYENPRTTFVANFLGTSNLIEAEVVDAATDVVVSAGGAKLRLPADRCSAETRTGGKLLVGIRPEKISMVHADDEDSIAAGRNKVTGRIADSSFIGVSTQYIVDSPAGQGLSVYEQNIERDSRLVPGAEVVLHWNPAHTFGLDAAQDIDAGVEKVEDAQ; via the coding sequence AGCAAGACGTACGGCTCCTTCACCGCCGTCCACCCGCTCGATCTGACCATTCCGCAGGGCTCCTTCTTCGCCCTCCTCGGCGCCTCCGGCTGCGGAAAGACCACCACCCTGCGGATGATCGCCGGCCTGGAGGAGCCCAGCACCGGTACCGTCTTCCTCGGCGACAGGGACGTCACCGACCTGCCCCCGTACAAGCGGCCGGTCAACACCGTCTTCCAGAGCTATGCGCTCTTCCCGCACCTCGACATCAGCGAGAACATCGCCTTCGGCCTGCGCCGCCGCGGCATCAAGTCGGTGAAGAAGCAGGTCGACGAGATGCTGGAGCTCGTCCAGCTCGGCCAGTTCGCCAAGCGCAAGCCGCACCAGCTCTCCGGCGGCCAGCAGCAGCGCGTCGCCGTCGCCCGCGCCCTGATCAACCACCCGCAGGTGCTGCTCCTCGATGAGCCGCTGGGAGCCCTCGACCTCAAGCTGCGCCGCCAGATGCAGCTGGAGCTCAAGCGGATCCAGACCGAGGTCGGCATCACCTTCATCCATGTCACCCACGACCAGGAGGAGGCCATGACCATGGCCGACCAGGTCGCGGTGATGAACGGCGGCCGGGTCGAGCAGCTGGGCGAGCCCGCCGAGCTCTACGAGAACCCCAGGACCACCTTCGTCGCCAACTTCCTCGGCACCTCCAACCTCATCGAGGCCGAGGTCGTCGACGCGGCCACGGACGTTGTGGTCTCGGCCGGCGGCGCCAAGCTGCGGCTGCCCGCGGACCGCTGTTCCGCGGAGACCCGCACCGGCGGCAAGCTGCTCGTCGGCATCCGCCCGGAGAAGATCTCGATGGTCCACGCCGACGACGAGGACTCCATCGCGGCCGGCCGCAACAAGGTCACCGGCCGAATAGCGGACTCCAGCTTCATCGGTGTCTCCACGCAGTACATCGTGGACAGCCCGGCCGGCCAGGGCCTTTCGGTGTACGAGCAGAACATCGAGCGGGACTCCCGCCTGGTGCCCGGCGCCGAGGTCGTCCTGCACTGGAACCCGGCCCACACCTTCGGCCTCGACGCCGCCCAGGACATCGACGCGGGCGTGGAGAAGGTGGAGGACGCCCAGTGA